One genomic window of Verrucomicrobiia bacterium includes the following:
- a CDS encoding DUF5722 domain-containing protein, translated as MNLPLLVNRCAPAPFAAGALLAASLAIAANTGAAASRYEAPYPVALSKKGLQVEQVDDALALGVKQAALNFNLSQLIAPHGETNGPVWEADGQHYFFHRAYLETMDRQIKALSEHGVVVTLIVLTYQSADPEVNRILIHPRCVPDAPNHLGNFNTVTAEGRGWLAATLGFCAERWSRPDQAHGRVAGYIMGNEVNSHWWWANMGHVTMEEFADDYLRTVRLAHQAIRQQSSWARVYLSLEHDWNRRYPAGDATQAFPGRAFLDYFARRAREGGDFDWNLAFHPYPENLFEPRFWKDRTATTNVLTTPRITFKNIELLPAYLRRPGLLFRGEPRHLILSEQGFHTPKGDDGEAIQAAAFCYAYKKIERLDGIDAFILHRHVDNAAEGGLLLGLRSNRPKDGDPHPKKKIYDCFRAADTPDWERAFSFALPIVGLRSWDEVNP; from the coding sequence ATGAATCTGCCGCTCCTCGTGAACCGTTGTGCGCCGGCCCCATTCGCGGCGGGCGCACTCTTGGCCGCTTCGCTGGCAATCGCAGCGAACACGGGGGCCGCCGCTTCGCGTTACGAGGCGCCGTATCCGGTGGCGCTTTCGAAAAAGGGGTTGCAGGTGGAACAGGTGGATGACGCGCTGGCGCTGGGCGTGAAGCAGGCGGCACTGAATTTCAACCTGTCACAGCTCATCGCCCCGCACGGCGAAACGAATGGGCCGGTGTGGGAGGCGGACGGACAACATTATTTCTTCCATCGCGCGTATCTGGAAACCATGGACCGGCAGATCAAGGCGTTGTCCGAGCACGGGGTGGTCGTCACCCTCATCGTGCTGACCTACCAGTCCGCTGATCCCGAGGTGAACCGCATCTTGATCCACCCTCGTTGTGTTCCGGACGCGCCGAATCATCTCGGCAACTTCAACACGGTGACTGCGGAAGGCCGCGGCTGGCTGGCCGCGACGCTCGGCTTTTGCGCCGAACGCTGGTCGCGTCCGGATCAAGCCCATGGCCGGGTGGCGGGCTACATCATGGGCAACGAGGTCAACTCGCACTGGTGGTGGGCGAACATGGGCCACGTCACGATGGAGGAATTTGCCGATGATTACCTGCGCACCGTCCGGCTGGCGCACCAGGCCATTCGTCAGCAATCCAGTTGGGCCCGCGTTTACCTTTCGCTCGAACACGACTGGAACAGGCGCTACCCGGCGGGCGACGCGACGCAGGCCTTTCCGGGCCGCGCGTTTCTGGACTATTTCGCCCGGCGCGCCCGCGAAGGCGGCGACTTTGACTGGAACCTGGCCTTTCATCCCTACCCGGAAAATCTCTTCGAACCGCGCTTCTGGAAGGACCGGACGGCCACCACCAACGTGCTCACCACCCCGCGCATCACCTTCAAGAACATCGAACTGCTGCCCGCATATCTGCGGCGGCCCGGGTTGCTGTTCCGCGGCGAGCCGAGACACCTCATTTTGAGCGAGCAGGGATTTCACACGCCCAAAGGCGACGACGGCGAGGCGATCCAGGCTGCCGCGTTTTGTTACGCCTACAAAAAAATTGAACGGCTGGATGGAATCGATGCGTTCATCCTGCACCGGCACGTGGACAACGCCGCCGAAGGCGGGCTGCTGCTCGGCTTGCGCAGCAACCGGCCCAAGGATGGCGACCCCCACCCCAAGAAGAAAATTTATGACTGCTTTCGCGCCGCGGACACGCCGGATTGGGAACGGGCGTTTTCGTTCGCCTTGCCCATCGTCGGGCTCCGCAGTTGGGACGAGGTCAATCCTTGA